A stretch of DNA from Dioscorea cayenensis subsp. rotundata cultivar TDr96_F1 unplaced genomic scaffold, TDr96_F1_v2_PseudoChromosome.rev07_lg8_w22 25.fasta BLBR01001098.1, whole genome shotgun sequence:
GTTTGATCATGAGCACTGCAGtttaagaacaaagaaaatttgaaatgttagctactactaataataataattattgtggGAATGACTTGCGATGGCTTAGGACCATAGCGCGTGGCGCAGCGGCTGGGAGGCGAGCACTCGTTGTTATACCGCTGTAAAGCGAACACATGCAAGCGCAGGATTTATGGAGGATTGGGTGGTGGTCCCTGGCTCTTAACATGGTATCGGAGGCTATGGCTgggatcttgggtcccacatccgctgtGGGCCCGGGGGTGTTGGAGACCTTGACAGGTGGCTTGATGTGGTCACATAGTGCTCTGTGGAGGCAGCCTCGTTGATATACTACCCACCAACTGTCGCGTAGCTTTTAAGCGGTTGTGGAGAGAGTGGGGTGGTGGGTCTGTCATGCTATTAACCAATCATCACGTCCATAGAAACCCGCTTGTCAAATAACCATTCAAGTCCACACTGAAAAGAGAGGTGCACTGGTATACTTTCATTAAATATAATCATATGCCCATCAGACGCAATTCGATCAGCCTATTAAGatcaaaacaaatcaatgctTGATAGTTTGCCAAGCCTTCCATAAATATCAACTATAAAAGCAGAGATTGATATCATCAACACATAAGAAAAATGCAAAAGACAAACAATTATCCAGTTAGCAGATTGTAGGAGATAATTAAGCTAAAAGATGTATAATTGTCATCAAATAACTTACATATTGGTGTTACACTTTtcaatttcaaatcaaataataactCAGATTGCaaactcataattcaaaaacaaaataaacaaagactCATACTTGAAAGCAACATAATAGACTAACATCACTTTGTTGATATAAACTAGTTAGACCACCCGACTTCACTACTTTTGACCTTAAAATTGAGATCAACAAATTCATAATCTGGACAACTCAAtaaaaagtcaaataaaaattattagaaccatccaaaaatttaatataatatatgagcAAATAATCTTccttgaaatatatttttcgAAGAGATGACTAGCATGAATATATtggttaaaaatttatttgaccAATTCTTTACGAATCTTACATTAGGGTGATATATTTTCATTAGCCTATGAATGGATTGAAGAAGTGGGACTAATGCCTTTTCTCgagtttggttgaattaaaatATGTGTTAAATGTTAAAGCATCAAACGTTGATAGTTTATGAGGGACGATGGAATCACACACTATTTACTGGAAGTATTGTATAACAAACCACTTCTTTAAAAGTATACAAATTTCTCCTggagaaataattatttatgcaaacaaatGATGGACTTGACTTAAAAATCTATACTAAGTTAATgaattatttatgcaaataaatTGTGGGCTTGATCTAAAGATCTATACTAAGTTAATGGTTGTTAATGCcttaatttttacaattattgGTTGGTGGTTAACACAAAACAACCCGTTTAAAAGCTTGAAACAGAAGCTGTTGATGCTGTCCATGGAGATTAGTAAAAGTTCTCTTAAGATTAATTCATTTGCAACATTTTTATACCTAAATTCACGACATTTGCTGAAAGTTTCCATTCAGTGTTGACTCTTGGATATGAAAACAGCTCATCAATGCAGATCAAGTTGAATTTGGGTAAATTACATAGAAGAAAGTTGGCATTTTCCACACATTTTAGATTTCGTCAGTCCAATGATAAACACAGTCAGTAGTGCTGATCCACATGTTAATATTCTATGTTTGAGAAATTCATTTTGTGCAGAATGTTTATGAGACAACAATCCTCTGTTGCATGCACCTCTGGTCATGGATAAGGTACACAATCCTTTGTTTCTTATTCATCCCATcgaaataattacaataaatgcAAATGCATAGTGTCACCCCTAATAGCTTATTCCTTAGTCCATATTTTGTCGGTTTTAGTGATTCATTTCTCTCAAAAGCTTGTGTTCATGAAATTGTGGTACATGTTACAGAACATTTGGTATCCTGTTTTACTGCTGCTGAAATGGTACCTATAGAGAGTGTGATAATcttgcttttaaatatttagcaGCAACAGGGCATTTCCCTAGTTCCCATcattttctctcattcttttcaCTGCAAGATAATTCCGCTTGTCATGTCACTTTCACGGAACTAAAGCAATGGGCTCGAGGGTGAGGCAACAACaatgtatatttgttttcaaaCTACCTCATCAAGAGTTCAAAGCTAATCAAATTTGGTACAGCACTCTCCCTCTAGATATCTCAATAACCAATTATTAGAATAGTTTTAGCTGCCTCGACATAGCGACGGGTAATTTATGCCAAATTgacttttcttttcaaaaagtgTATAATGTAATATCTCAAAATGCTCCAATTAAATCCGACATATTCAATGAATCTATCCATAATAGCTCACCAATTTTCAATTCTACATGCATGTAAGACTTAACTATGAGTTTGCAAAGTTTTCATATGTTTTCAGGTACATCGGTATGTGACACCACCAACAACAGGTGTGGTATGCATACAGTCAAGTGACGTTGTCGAGACTGTGAACCATGTGTCCCAATGCAGGCACTCTAAGACACACACTCATGGTATAATAATATCAATCAAGAGAGACTAATTCTCAAATGtcaattaatgattttaatattcTTAAATAACTCAACAAAATGTTATATGTTCCAATAACACACAATGATGTTAAGCACTTTACAATTTCATATCCAATAATAATACTCAGTACAAACTTACaattcaaatacaaaataaacaaggaCTCGTAACAAAGGCAACATAATAGACTAACATTGCTTTATCGATACAAACTAGTTAGATCACGACTTGTTATTTGTGACCAGTCCTGAAAATTGAGAACAACAAAATTCATAAACTTGACAGCCTAATAAGCAATCAAGTAAAAATTATTTTCGAACCATACAAAACTTTTCAACATAATATACAAATCTACTAGAAATATATTTTCAGAAGAAATGATAgaacttttcttttctaaatctTACATTAGGGTGATAGCATTTTCATTTTACTTGTATGTTTGAATTGAAGGAATTAGAACTAATGCTTTCTTGTGTTTTGAGGAATTATTGAGACAGATAAGCAAATGAGGAAACATATGGTCAAAATCTTGTCCCTTCTTTCCTCTTAAACTAAGCACAACCTAACCATTGCATCATTCTTGTGAAATTATCTAGCACAAGTAGCAAATCATTTTGTAAAGCTTGGAATATAATCTTATGGTCTCCCAAAATGGTTTTGTTATGTTTGTGCAATTGCCTATACTAATAAAGACAAAAGTTCTATcatattaatttgatattactTGACATCATGAAATTTGCTCATACCACACTAAATGCATCtccaataataaaagaataaaagctCATGCCTAACTTAGTTCCTCTTTGAGAAGGATTGATTTGAATCTCCGGGAGTACATAACCATCTTCACATATAGAAAATCATATGCTTTGTCAATGGATCTGGAAATAAGCAATCCCGTATATGGTTTGCTTGATAATAATGTTGCCAATGATTACCCAAAAGCCAGTAATGAATCCCATTTAGCAGGCCTCATTAAAAGCCATAACATCTCTAACCATTCTCCTTTTTCCCTTCTTCCTCGTTTTTGTACCTTGGGAATAATGTGTCTCATTAGCACAATCCTGAAGAGGTGATCACAAGATTATGATTCCAGTTATAGGCTGATGAATCGAGAGAGAGTCTGAAGTTTGAGCTGCCTGATGGAATTTTTCCTGACAAATTgttgtgggaaaggttcaaatGGGCCAAGAAGTTCAAAGTAGATATGCTTGAAGGGATGGTACCAATTAAATTGTTCCATGATAGATCAAGAGTTCAGCTGTTTCATTTCACTGATGTTTTCTGATATCTTTCCATCGAAATGGTTGTAAGCAAGATTCAAGAAATGCAGTCCATGCAGTTTGGTCAATTCTTCAGGCAACTCACAGGAAAGCTTATTGTTTGATAGGTCTATGCTTGTGACTAATGATAGAACCTTAGTATTCCATTTGAAGACCCTTTGCACTTATTAAGAGAGATTCTGAGTCGCATAAGCTATTATGACCACCATCAGCTGCCAGGCGGAAATAAAGGCTCGACGACACTCAAAATAGAGAACAAAGACCACCATTGAGTGTGGTTTTCGTGACTACCATGGCTTTGAAATCTCCAAAGAATGAGGAATGCAACCTGATAGGTTGTTGTGTGCAGAGTCAAGGATCTGGAGAGGAGAGTTTTGATAATTGCTCTGGAATGATGCCCTGGAATAAATTTGATCTTAAGCGAAGCACTATTAAAGATGAAAGGTTTTCTCCAATCCATGATGGTATGCTACCTGAGGAGTTTGTTGTCACCAATGTCAAGAGTGACCAACTTTTGGCCATTTTTCAGGACAAGGGAGACCTCCAGAGAAGCTATTGTTTCTCAAATGTAAGGATCGGAGATTGGTCAGGGACACAAGGCCAGCAGGAATTTTACCAATGAAATTATTGtcagataaattaataattttccaATGCTGATGTTGGATTCAACAATTGGGAAGTCTTCCAGATATATCATTATTAGATATATCAAGCAATTCCAAGCTAGTAAAAGGTTACAGAAGAACAGCGGAATATTGCCACTGATATGATTGTCAGATACAGAAAACTTGAATATAAGTAGCATTAGTAAAGTATGAAGGAATAGACCCAGAGAAGCTGAGTTGTTGTTGAGATAGATAACAAGCAAAGGGGAGGGATCAAGCTCAGGTAATGGCCCTTCAAATCTGTTTGAACTCAAATCTATGCTGTAGAAAgtgtaatttttcaaaagttggTAGCCTCCCCTCCAAATTGTTATTTGATAGATTGAGAAAATAGCTATAAGAGGGACTTAGATATCCAAACCATGCAGGGATGTTGCCTGAAATTCCAGCATCTGATAAGCAAAGGTCACTCAAATATGTCTGAGTTTTTAGCCAAGTGGGAAACACTGAACCTACCTTGATAGAACATTCTGATGTGCAAGCATTCAAAGGAGGCTTCAATTCTCACTTGCATTCAATTGCAAAGAGTTGTAGGGATAAGTCCAAATATTTCAAGTTTACAAGATTAGCAAAATGAGATTCAGTTAGGACACCCATCAAAGAATTTGAAGAGAGATTCAGTTCAAACAGTTTAGATAATTTGCCTATGTTCTCTGGAATTGTTCCATTTAGCATGTTGTTTCCCAGATTCAATGTTCCTAGACCCTCCCAACTTTCCGAAGCCGAACCATACTTGTTCTCCCTGCATTTAGACAATCCATCAACAAGGTCATCAATGCCTCCACTGATCATATTGCCAGTTAAATCCAAGGTCTGTAACTTGCATAAGTTCCCCATGCCTTTTGGCAATGTTCCATTGATGTCACTGCCCTGCAGGCTAAAGTAATGCAATTGGCTAAGATTTCCAAAGCTGTCTGGTAACTTTCCACTTATTGCATTTTGAGACAAATCTAGAGCCTGAAGGTGAACAAAATTCCCCATAGTTTCAGGCAATTTGCCGCTGAGATTGTTACGAGCCCCATAAAAATGCTGCAAAAGTGTGAGATTGCCAAAGGATTCAGGAATCACTCCCCTGATCATATTCCATGACAAATCCAAGTATCGCAGGTTTCTTAGGTTTCCAATGCTCTTTGGCAACTTTCCAAACTTATTATAAGACAAACCAAAGTATACTAAATTTGTAAGATTGCTCAGAGATTCCGGAATCCTTCCATTGAGTTTATTTTCTGACAAATCAAGTCTCTCCAAGTAACCAAGATTTCCAAAGTACTCCGGAATGCTTCCACTCAGTTCTTGATTAGCGGACAAATCAAGAATCTCCAAGCTACCAAGATTTCCCAAGGACTCTGGAATCACTCCATCAAAAGAGTTACCAGACAAGCTGAAGACTCTCAAGCGACTCAAGTTACCAACTGTGACTGGTAACTTGCCATACAGAGCACAAGCAGAGAGATCAAGTTCAACAAGGCTAGTGTAATTGAACAACCATTCAGGCAGAGTGAAGTTCAAGTCATAATTATGAGAGAGATCAAGCACACGAAGAGATGTGAAgttgagatgatgatgatgaagcagAGTAGTATCATGAATACCACCAGTTTGGAGGCCAGCATAAGAGAGTTTCAAGACAAGAAGAGAAGAGAGCATATTAATACTATGAAGCCAACCATGAACGTTAGAAAGGTCCACCCCACTCAAGTCAAGATGATGCAAAGATGTCATTCCAGATAGCCAGTGGAGGTCATTAGCTTCTAGATATAAATTTGAGCTAAGATCAAGATAACGCAAGCATGATAGGTTTCCAAAGGTATGAGGAAGGATTCCATTGAATCCAGCATTAGAGAGATTAAGGTACTCAAGGTTGGCAAGAGAACCAATGAAGTCTGGGATGGGGGAGCCTTTGAAGTTGTTCATGCTCAAATCCAAGTGCTTTAAATGATGAAGCTGAATGAGAGAAGAGTTCAACTTACTTGCTGGCATGTTATAATAAGTATACTGTCGTCGGAGATCTAGCTTGATGACATGCCGGGATTCATTGTTGCAGCTCACTCCTTGCCATTTGCAATAGTCTTGGCCAGTCCAAGAAGAGAACAAGCTTTGGTTGTTGCTCTGATCAATGCCTGCTTTGATGCTGAGAAGGGCTATCCTTTCAGTTTCAATACAACTTATACCATGGACATAGCAAACTGGAGGGAATGCTAAGACAACAAGgataacaagaaaaacaaacaacgATAGACAAGCCATGAGATCAAAGAGAGAAGCTCTCACGAGTGTCTGTGGAGAAGTGTATGAATGTGATCATATAAGAACTGCATGCGTTATATGTAAGCAGAATTAAACAAGATCATTATGACAAAGAGGATCCTTGGGAAGTTTCCCATACTCTAGTTCTTGTTAAATTActctttttaaaattcttttttccttttttgacaATATCAATATGCTTGGAGACCCACCTGTCCTGAAGAAACTTGAAAAACAAGTTTGTCTCTCATGTCCACAGTGTGGCTCACCTGGCCACAACAGAACAAAACTAGACCACTCCACCACAAAtcacaaatataatttgtcttTTACCAAGACAAACTCCATTGATTAGGTAGTCACACGACTCACACCCCACTTCAATGACGTTGAGTTTCTCCACGTATAGACCTGTACAAGGATCAGGCTACTCGTCCAAATCCGAAGATCTTTCCAAAAAATGGGAGGatttgaacaaataaataaggCCCAATGTCCAGTCCTTGGACAAAAAAATAAGCCTATTTTAAAAATGGGTCGggtttggttttcattgttaaaagCCCGGTCCGGcccgaattataaaatatatttattaattagttttgtatatacttttatatatatataatggtttgaatttctattgattatttattaattagttttgtatatactttataatatatatttattattgattgtcattgattataatggtttgaattttaattgttgtaattgtataaatatttgcatttggtattttaatttttaagtgttttatagaataatatttggtgatattcaaatattaatattattgttaagtttttttataacttatatattatttgatgaaaaacctaTTTGGACGGGCTTGGGCTGGATTTGGGTAGAGGTTATTAAATTTGGGCGGGTTTTGGCAAGAATTAAGGTCCAGATTTTCAAGCTGGGCCGGACCGGGCTTGGACAAGcttgaattttagtaattatagaTAAAGCCTCACCCGAACCCGGTTCGACCAGGCCCATGGACAAGTCTATCTGTGTACATGCTAGTTTACAAAAACTCTCAATTTGTGTTAAGCTG
This window harbors:
- the LOC120255598 gene encoding receptor-like protein EIX1, giving the protein MACLSLFVFLVILVVLAFPPVCYVHGISCIETERIALLSIKAGIDQSNNQSLFSSWTGQDYCKWQGVSCNNESRHVIKLDLRRQYTYYNMPASKLNSSLIQLHHLKHLDLSMNNFKGSPIPDFIGSLANLEYLNLSNAGFNGILPHTFGNLSCLRYLDLSSNLYLEANDLHWLSGMTSLHHLDLSGVDLSNVHGWLHSINMLSSLLVLKLSYAGLQTGGIHDTTLLHHHHLNFTSLRVLDLSHNYDLNFTLPEWLFNYTSLVELDLSACALYGKLPVTVGNLSRLRVFSLSGNSFDGVIPESLGNLGSLEILDLSANQELSGSIPEYFGNLGYLERLDLSENKLNGRIPESLSNLTNLVYLDLSWNMIRGVIPESFGNLTLLQHFYGARNNLSGKLPETMGNFVHLQALDLSQNAISGKLPDSFGNLSQLHYFSLQGSDINGTLPKGMGNLCKLQTLDLTGNMISGGIDDLVDGLSKCRENKYGSASESWEGLGTLNLGNNMLNGTIPENIGKLSKLFELNLSSNSLMGVLTESHFANLVNLKYLDLSLQLFAIECK